The Metamycoplasma phocicerebrale genome includes a region encoding these proteins:
- the rpsI gene encoding 30S ribosomal protein S9 encodes MADKIRYNGLGRRKSSVARVYLVPGKGNFLINGKVAKDYLNSDILLKDALSPFAITETTNQFDVFANVNGGGLTGQAGAIRLGIARSLLEASNNEYRNKLKDAGFLTRDARVKERKKFGLRKARRSRQFSKR; translated from the coding sequence ATGGCAGATAAAATTAGATATAATGGTCTAGGACGTCGTAAATCATCTGTTGCTAGAGTTTATTTAGTTCCAGGTAAGGGAAATTTCTTAATAAATGGTAAGGTAGCAAAAGATTACTTAAATTCTGATATTTTATTAAAAGATGCTTTAAGCCCTTTTGCTATTACAGAAACAACAAATCAATTTGATGTTTTTGCAAATGTTAATGGTGGGGGCCTTACAGGTCAAGCTGGAGCCATCAGATTAGGTATTGCAAGAAGCTTGTTAGAAGCTTCGAATAATGAATACCGCAACAAACTAAAAGATGCTGGTTTCTTAACAAGAGATGCCCGTGTTAAAGAACGTAAAAAATTTGGTTTGAGAAAAGCCAGAAGATCAAGACAATTTTCAAAACGTTAA
- a CDS encoding YcsE-related riboflavin metabolism phosphatase — protein MSSKYKMVVFDIDGTLLPFGIDELSPRMSEMFIKLKESGYVTVLCSGRDIFTVGKQIDNPYVDFFVGANGTFILDLKTKEYIFEQTIEYKDFVKFRSYAEEHKLPFSFVGDKWGYYNDLFNINHWFYLPYKDKFISEKEFESKNDKNYLITVSTNEPEKVSEELNNYFKKNNMNMWVLSYWSGGVFLSSKGITKATGLTILGDLLNIKMSEMVAFGDSENDIEMLQEVGLGIAMGNGGENTKSVANEICLPVTEDGPYFKLKEKGFYD, from the coding sequence ATGAGCAGTAAATACAAAATGGTGGTTTTTGATATAGATGGTACATTATTACCATTCGGAATTGATGAATTAAGCCCAAGAATGAGCGAAATGTTTATAAAACTAAAAGAATCAGGCTATGTTACTGTTCTTTGTTCAGGGAGAGACATTTTTACAGTAGGAAAACAAATAGATAACCCTTATGTTGATTTTTTTGTTGGAGCTAATGGTACTTTTATACTTGATTTAAAAACTAAGGAATATATTTTTGAACAAACTATTGAATATAAAGATTTTGTTAAATTTAGATCATATGCAGAAGAACATAAATTGCCTTTTTCTTTTGTTGGTGATAAATGAGGTTATTATAATGATTTATTTAATATTAATCATTGATTTTATTTACCTTATAAAGACAAATTTATTTCAGAAAAAGAATTTGAATCAAAGAATGATAAAAATTATTTAATAACTGTTAGCACAAATGAACCAGAAAAAGTTAGTGAAGAATTAAATAATTATTTTAAAAAAAATAATATGAATATGTGGGTATTATCATATTGAAGTGGTGGCGTATTTTTGTCTTCAAAAGGAATTACAAAAGCAACTGGTTTAACTATATTAGGTGATTTATTAAATATAAAAATGTCTGAAATGGTGGCTTTCGGTGACTCAGAAAATGATATAGAGATGCTTCAAGAAGTAGGTTTAGGTATAGCTATGGGTAATGGCGGAGAAAATACAAAAAGTGTAGCAAACGAAATTTGTTTGCCAGTAACAGAGGATGGACCATATTTCAAGCTAAAAGAAAAAGGGTTTTACGACTAA
- a CDS encoding ATP-binding cassette domain-containing protein, whose translation MTNNKNKKVILSIDNLKKYFVNQGTINKAVDGVSFDVHEGEIVGLIGESGSGKTTVGRTILRLYDEYNGFVRLEDKIISGKNISYSLKKFLRKNVQMIFQDPHASLNGQQNIYTILKEPLLVNGIMKNKINDIFKDWLDVKHNFKYTFQIQAMKLELENYKEINKLANPFFNKWKSLFNNFEFNNDLSIEDNFSAFYAYLEEKQQMESAIINNMYSNSSSLIEFYYEMQKKYRNQDLSEEELEHENALRKHKEIVKLSKISKNQQIILEKKSTLLKKLKELKNIYKEKIKESRNTFYNYRIENKHEKALVNISKLMSTDLDYYLYNLKNEFLYKARISTLKKMQKSLKLLDFEDIKKIVKELEEYVKDFYEKELLKIQYTRTSKQDIESSLKQHFNFKIDEYQKKSLKNESEWMKKFNDLKNKIRTLDKEIIKKIKPEYSKEDLLKSENELKNAKIKYESGKIKFLVKYKETIDNLYHNINQEIAEYKSLVGLQSECNEMYNKYKKEFFNFVKNQYKQKLELLENQKSKLLLNLKQKEEKDILINKKNLNKIKLKISQTKKELLTKIKMYHSDISLKEDTLKSFNIERKYLNKDIKNIYLLLGIDHKWVELNLNRKNEENKSPKNTKWVKRFNIFDYKISFILAKYLISELLYKTTIYHALEDVGLLKQFAYRYPHEFSGGQLQRIVIARALITEPKVIVADEPIASLDISIQAQVVNLLKDLCTMKNIGLIFIAHDLSMIEYVADNVQIMHLGKIVESGNTESIYSEPLHPYTINLFKAIPKISNANEKFQNVSFNLDYIYEQQFPNIPETFKVDENHYIYGTKEQVKKWTQNRFSKNN comes from the coding sequence ATGACAAATAATAAAAATAAAAAAGTTATTTTATCAATAGATAACCTTAAAAAATATTTCGTTAACCAAGGAACCATTAACAAAGCAGTTGATGGTGTATCTTTTGATGTACATGAAGGTGAAATTGTTGGTTTAATAGGGGAATCAGGCTCAGGAAAGACAACTGTAGGTCGTACTATTCTTAGATTGTATGATGAATATAATGGTTTTGTTAGATTGGAAGATAAAATAATATCTGGTAAGAATATAAGTTATTCTTTAAAAAAATTTTTACGTAAAAATGTACAAATGATATTTCAAGATCCGCATGCTTCCTTAAACGGTCAACAAAATATATATACAATTTTAAAAGAACCATTGTTAGTAAATGGAATAATGAAAAATAAAATTAATGATATTTTTAAAGATTGATTAGATGTTAAGCATAATTTTAAATATACATTTCAAATTCAAGCAATGAAGTTAGAATTAGAAAATTATAAAGAAATCAATAAATTAGCTAATCCATTCTTTAATAAATGAAAATCTCTTTTTAATAATTTTGAATTTAATAACGATTTAAGTATAGAAGACAATTTTTCTGCTTTTTATGCATATTTGGAAGAAAAACAGCAAATGGAAAGCGCAATAATTAATAATATGTATTCTAATTCTTCTTCTTTAATTGAATTTTATTATGAAATGCAAAAAAAATATCGTAACCAAGATTTAAGTGAAGAAGAGTTGGAACATGAAAATGCACTAAGGAAGCATAAAGAAATTGTTAAATTAAGTAAAATTTCTAAAAATCAACAAATTATTTTAGAAAAGAAAAGTACCTTATTAAAAAAATTAAAAGAACTTAAAAATATTTATAAAGAAAAAATTAAAGAATCAAGAAACACATTTTATAATTATCGCATTGAAAACAAACACGAAAAAGCATTAGTAAATATTTCAAAATTAATGTCTACAGATTTAGATTATTATTTATACAATTTAAAAAATGAATTTTTATATAAAGCAAGAATTAGCACTCTTAAAAAAATGCAAAAATCTTTAAAATTGTTAGACTTTGAAGATATTAAAAAAATAGTTAAAGAACTTGAAGAATATGTTAAAGATTTTTATGAAAAAGAGCTTTTAAAAATACAATATACTCGAACTTCTAAGCAAGATATAGAATCATCTTTAAAACAACATTTTAATTTCAAAATAGATGAGTATCAAAAAAAATCGTTAAAAAATGAATCAGAATGAATGAAAAAATTTAATGATTTAAAAAACAAAATTAGAACTTTAGATAAAGAGATAATAAAAAAAATAAAACCGGAGTATTCTAAAGAAGATCTTTTAAAATCTGAAAACGAATTGAAAAACGCAAAAATAAAATATGAATCAGGAAAAATTAAATTTTTGGTTAAGTATAAAGAAACAATAGATAATTTATATCATAATATAAATCAAGAAATTGCTGAATATAAAAGTTTAGTTGGCTTGCAATCTGAATGCAACGAAATGTATAATAAATACAAAAAAGAGTTTTTTAATTTTGTAAAAAATCAATATAAACAAAAATTAGAATTATTGGAAAACCAAAAATCTAAATTGCTTTTAAATTTAAAACAAAAGGAAGAAAAAGACATTCTTATTAATAAGAAAAATTTGAATAAAATAAAATTAAAAATTTCACAAACTAAAAAAGAACTACTTACTAAAATTAAGATGTATCATTCTGATATAAGTTTAAAAGAAGACACTTTAAAATCATTTAACATTGAAAGAAAATATTTAAATAAAGATATAAAAAATATTTATTTATTACTAGGCATTGATCATAAATGAGTTGAATTAAATTTAAATAGAAAAAATGAAGAAAACAAATCTCCAAAAAATACAAAATGAGTTAAAAGGTTTAATATATTTGATTATAAAATATCATTTATTTTGGCTAAATATTTAATTTCCGAACTTTTATACAAAACAACTATTTATCATGCATTAGAGGATGTGGGTTTATTGAAACAATTCGCTTATCGATACCCACATGAATTTAGTGGTGGACAACTCCAACGTATTGTTATAGCTAGAGCTTTGATTACAGAACCTAAAGTTATAGTTGCTGATGAACCTATTGCATCATTAGATATTTCAATTCAAGCTCAAGTTGTTAACCTTTTAAAAGATTTGTGCACAATGAAAAACATTGGTTTAATATTTATAGCACATGACTTAAGTATGATTGAATATGTTGCAGATAACGTTCAAATTATGCACTTGGGAAAAATTGTCGAAAGTGGTAACACTGAATCTATTTATAGTGAGCCATTGCATCCTTATACTATAAACTTATTTAAAGCTATTCCTAAAATATCTAATGCTAATGAAAAATTTCAAAATGTTTCATTTAATTTAGATTATATATATGAACAACAATTTCCCAACATACCAGAAACGTTTAAAGTTGATGAAAATCATTATATATATGGAACAAAAGAACAAGTGAAAAAATGAACTCAAAACAGATTTTCAAAAAATAATTAA
- the truB gene encoding tRNA pseudouridine(55) synthase TruB yields the protein MFYKINKPKGISSFFAIKKFAKENNIKKIGHAGTLDPLAEGLLIVATNDDTKTLSYLLNDTKEYYVEATLNWSSASFDEGEKVNILWNKPKINKEELLKVIKYIKNTKTQIPPVFSAKKINGRRSYELARDNKEVILKECNIKIYYIELIEFNYETQRFCFKTKVSKGTYIRSLVHDIGLYLNSDAVVNVLKRTSIGNIKLDFDGFYKKIVNLNELFNVQLYTLNSEDMKLIQQKELYLDSFKNINNKGLFIYNEQIIGWGKINNGLITFKKILGNRVFCNLKKGENNEQ from the coding sequence ATGTTTTATAAAATTAATAAACCAAAAGGCATTTCTAGTTTTTTTGCAATTAAAAAATTTGCTAAAGAAAATAATATCAAAAAAATTGGTCATGCAGGAACATTAGATCCTTTAGCTGAGGGACTTTTAATTGTGGCTACTAATGATGACACGAAAACTCTTTCTTATTTATTAAATGATACAAAAGAATACTATGTGGAAGCAACCCTGAATTGAAGTTCTGCGAGTTTTGATGAAGGAGAAAAAGTTAATATTTTATGAAATAAGCCTAAGATAAATAAAGAAGAATTATTAAAAGTTATAAAATACATAAAAAATACTAAAACTCAAATTCCTCCAGTATTTTCAGCTAAAAAAATTAATGGTAGAAGAAGTTATGAATTAGCTCGAGATAACAAAGAAGTAATTTTAAAAGAATGCAATATAAAAATTTATTATATAGAGTTAATCGAATTTAACTATGAAACTCAAAGATTTTGTTTTAAAACTAAAGTTTCAAAAGGCACTTACATAAGGTCTTTAGTTCACGACATAGGCTTATATTTAAATTCAGATGCTGTTGTTAATGTTTTAAAAAGAACTTCAATTGGAAATATAAAATTAGATTTTGATGGTTTTTATAAAAAAATAGTCAATTTAAATGAACTTTTTAATGTACAATTATATACACTTAATAGTGAAGATATGAAACTAATACAACAAAAGGAATTGTATTTAGATTCATTTAAAAATATAAATAATAAGGGCCTATTTATATATAATGAGCAAATAATAGGATGAGGAAAAATAAATAACGGTTTAATTACTTTTAAAAAAATATTAGGTAACCGTGTATTTTGTAACCTTAAAAAAGGAGAAAACAATGAGCAGTAA
- the rpsO gene encoding 30S ribosomal protein S15 has product MVSKERKIELVKQFGRNDKDTGYLPVQIAILTEDIESLKKHFNVNKKDLHSMRGFMAKVNHRKALLNHLKLENYSLYQETIKALNIRK; this is encoded by the coding sequence ATGGTATCAAAAGAAAGAAAAATAGAATTAGTAAAACAATTTGGTAGAAACGATAAAGATACAGGATATTTACCAGTACAAATCGCTATATTAACTGAAGATATTGAATCATTAAAAAAACACTTCAATGTTAATAAAAAAGATTTACACTCAATGCGTGGTTTTATGGCAAAAGTTAACCATAGAAAAGCATTATTAAATCACTTAAAATTGGAAAACTATTCATTATACCAAGAAACCATTAAAGCTTTAAATATAAGAAAATAG
- a CDS encoding triose-phosphate isomerase translates to MKYLIGNFKINKTFFETESYICSLQDIIKKNEKELLHIKIGIAPSFDSAYLSYKNPDRNFLFGLQNIFYEQSGAYTGEMSLRVAKEAKVDFVLIGHSERRRMFNETNELINKKIYQLSKENITSILCVGESKEEFDNNNTIKVLEKQIKEGLKGIKDYKNIIISYEPVYCIGNGIVPEVEHIQKIVNFIHSITDKNIPILYGGSVCLNSINLLEKVKGLSGYLVGKASLNALDFVQLAKKIK, encoded by the coding sequence ATGAAATATTTAATAGGCAATTTTAAAATAAATAAAACCTTTTTTGAAACGGAATCATATATTTGCTCTTTGCAAGATATTATTAAAAAAAATGAAAAAGAATTATTGCATATAAAAATAGGCATAGCTCCTTCTTTTGATAGCGCTTATTTATCATATAAAAACCCAGATAGAAATTTTTTGTTTGGTTTGCAAAACATATTTTATGAACAAAGTGGAGCTTATACTGGCGAAATGTCTTTAAGGGTTGCAAAAGAAGCAAAAGTTGACTTTGTTTTGATAGGTCATTCAGAACGTAGAAGAATGTTTAATGAAACAAACGAATTGATTAACAAAAAAATTTATCAATTATCTAAAGAAAATATAACATCTATTTTATGTGTTGGAGAATCAAAAGAAGAATTTGATAATAATAATACAATAAAAGTCTTAGAAAAACAAATAAAAGAAGGATTAAAAGGAATTAAAGATTACAAAAATATCATAATTTCTTATGAACCAGTTTATTGCATAGGAAATGGAATAGTTCCAGAAGTTGAACATATACAAAAAATAGTAAATTTTATTCATTCCATAACAGATAAAAATATACCTATTTTATATGGCGGGTCTGTTTGTTTAAATAGTATAAATTTACTAGAAAAAGTGAAAGGTCTTTCAGGTTATTTAGTGGGCAAGGCATCATTAAACGCTTTGGATTTTGTTCAACTAGCAAAAAAAATAAAATAG
- the rsmH gene encoding 16S rRNA (cytosine(1402)-N(4))-methyltransferase RsmH encodes MIEKHIPVLLDEVIKALDIKKDGIYVDLTLGRAGHSQEILKKIKENGSGRLICFDKDNQAIIESDPYLKKISNSYTLIKSDFRFLKSELNKLGITKVDGILADLGVSSPQLDETERGFSYSKNTKLDMRMDQEAKINAEMIINEWSEEEIARVLYEYGDVKLAKLVAKSIVKNRPIKSSFELNEVIRKALPAKVVREKNPSKAVFQAIRIAVNDELNALDDLLSQLNDLININGKIAIITFHSKEDAKVKKFFQNLNYRDPKLNKLPIQINKEWKQKIIFPSEFELQNNKRAHSAKLRVITKIG; translated from the coding sequence ATTATAGAAAAGCATATTCCTGTTTTATTAGATGAAGTTATTAAAGCTTTAGATATTAAAAAAGATGGAATTTATGTTGATTTAACTTTAGGTAGAGCAGGTCATAGTCAAGAAATTTTAAAAAAAATAAAAGAGAATGGTTCGGGAAGATTGATTTGTTTTGATAAAGATAATCAAGCAATTATTGAATCTGATCCATACCTTAAAAAAATAAGTAATTCTTATACTTTAATTAAAAGCGATTTTAGATTTTTAAAATCAGAATTGAATAAATTAGGAATTACTAAAGTAGATGGAATATTAGCTGATTTAGGAGTTTCTAGTCCTCAATTAGATGAAACTGAAAGAGGATTTTCTTATTCTAAGAATACAAAATTAGATATGAGAATGGACCAAGAAGCAAAAATAAATGCTGAAATGATAATTAATGAATGAAGTGAAGAAGAAATAGCTCGAGTTCTTTATGAATACGGTGATGTAAAACTAGCTAAGCTAGTTGCGAAATCAATTGTAAAAAATCGTCCAATTAAATCTTCATTTGAGTTAAATGAAGTGATTAGAAAGGCATTGCCAGCCAAAGTGGTTAGAGAAAAAAATCCTTCAAAAGCAGTATTCCAAGCTATAAGAATAGCAGTTAATGATGAATTAAATGCTTTAGATGATTTATTAAGTCAATTAAATGATTTGATAAATATTAATGGAAAAATAGCAATTATTACATTTCATAGTAAAGAGGACGCAAAAGTTAAAAAATTTTTTCAAAATTTAAACTATCGCGATCCAAAGTTAAATAAATTGCCAATTCAAATAAACAAAGAATGAAAACAAAAAATTATTTTTCCTTCTGAATTTGAATTACAAAACAATAAAAGAGCACATAGCGCAAAATTAAGAGTTATTACAAAGATAGGATAA
- a CDS encoding FAD synthase, producing MKVFEWNFKEKFEIKEKVIMILGSFETLHLGHYELIKAAKDKKNSNPEYKIAISVFNEPYKNNKNNLKKAFQVKTRIYTLFNLEIDYVFIAQINKENLNISHIQFINNLKENNISVVVCGQDYKFGFRRLGDLNYLKKHFELIVINERKIHKRKISSTLINELIEEGNISAINNLLIEKYAFITNLENFQYVYPAKLNKLKYGIYIVNVVIDNIEYHGLTKIGNNNDINNDNELYLFDLNVIPSKYQEILIEFESLIRYIRSKHENNILENDIEIAKSWFISK from the coding sequence ATGAAAGTTTTTGAATGAAATTTTAAAGAAAAGTTTGAAATAAAAGAAAAAGTAATAATGATTTTAGGATCATTTGAAACTTTGCATTTGGGTCATTATGAATTAATAAAAGCAGCAAAAGACAAAAAAAATTCAAATCCTGAATACAAAATAGCTATAAGTGTTTTCAATGAGCCATATAAAAATAATAAAAATAATTTAAAAAAAGCATTTCAAGTAAAAACTAGAATTTATACTCTTTTTAATCTTGAAATAGATTATGTTTTTATAGCTCAAATTAATAAAGAAAATTTAAATATTTCGCACATTCAATTTATAAATAATTTAAAAGAAAACAATATTTCTGTGGTTGTTTGTGGCCAAGATTATAAATTCGGTTTTAGAAGATTAGGAGATTTAAATTATTTAAAAAAGCATTTTGAATTAATAGTAATCAATGAAAGAAAAATACATAAAAGAAAAATTTCTTCTACATTAATAAATGAACTGATAGAAGAAGGTAACATATCTGCCATTAATAACTTATTAATTGAAAAATATGCTTTTATTACTAATTTAGAGAATTTTCAATATGTATATCCTGCTAAATTAAATAAATTAAAATATGGCATTTACATAGTTAACGTAGTTATTGATAACATAGAATATCATGGTTTAACAAAAATAGGAAACAATAATGATATAAATAATGATAATGAATTATATTTATTCGATTTAAATGTAATACCTTCCAAATATCAAGAAATTTTAATTGAATTTGAATCTTTGATAAGATATATAAGGTCTAAGCATGAAAATAATATTTTAGAAAATGATATAGAAATAGCTAAATCGTGGTTTATAAGTAAATAA
- the rplM gene encoding 50S ribosomal protein L13 — protein sequence MRQTTIIRKELVDKKWYIVDAANVPLGRLSTLVASILRGKNKPTFTPNVDMGDNVVVINAKDVLLTAKKDEKKIYYHHTGYPGGLKQITAAQLRAKKPQALVEKAVRGMLPHTTLGRKQFKNLFVYADANHKQEAQKPTLIEVK from the coding sequence ATGCGTCAAACAACAATTATTAGAAAAGAATTAGTTGATAAAAAATGATACATCGTAGATGCAGCCAACGTACCATTAGGTAGACTTTCAACTCTTGTAGCTTCAATCCTTCGCGGGAAAAATAAACCAACATTTACTCCAAATGTTGATATGGGCGACAATGTAGTTGTTATTAATGCTAAAGATGTTCTTTTAACAGCTAAAAAAGATGAAAAGAAAATTTATTACCACCACACTGGGTATCCAGGTGGTTTAAAACAAATTACAGCAGCTCAATTAAGAGCTAAAAAACCACAAGCTCTTGTAGAAAAAGCAGTTAGAGGTATGTTGCCTCATACAACCTTAGGCCGTAAACAATTTAAAAACTTATTTGTATATGCTGATGCAAATCACAAGCAAGAAGCACAAAAACCAACATTAATCGAGGTTAAATAA
- the ftsZ gene encoding cell division protein FtsZ produces the protein MLDSDNYNSVASIKVIGVGGGGNNSIQTLLDKKIDGLEFIVANTDKQILDKFDKSLTLALGDKRGIGAGANPEVGKKAAEHSLQEIKERIKGANLVVITAGMGGGTGTGASPIIAKAAKEQNSLVIAIVTTPFSFEGAKRKKIALEGIEELKKHVDSYIILSNDKLLEAYGDSSINDAFRVSDNVVKQFIRTIVDIIAIPGRINLDLADLETVIKNCGETLVGIGSANGENAASKALKSAISSPILESSIVGASNAILYFSTSTKTTLNDFNKAVSEFNQIAGNDVNVIFGVTDIPNEESEKLGEVYVSVIATGIKRKPKNDFQPNIEGIENSNSDATQEYLTIGASDRSNSYSKEDDYNSDDNELLFKTSRN, from the coding sequence ATGTTAGATAGTGATAATTACAATTCAGTTGCTAGCATCAAAGTTATAGGTGTTGGTGGCGGTGGAAATAATAGTATTCAAACACTTTTAGATAAAAAAATAGATGGTTTAGAATTTATTGTTGCAAATACAGATAAGCAAATACTAGATAAGTTTGATAAATCTTTAACTTTAGCTCTTGGTGATAAAAGAGGTATAGGGGCAGGGGCTAATCCTGAAGTAGGAAAAAAAGCTGCTGAACACTCTTTGCAAGAAATTAAAGAAAGAATAAAAGGAGCAAATTTAGTAGTTATCACAGCAGGAATGGGCGGAGGAACCGGAACAGGAGCTTCGCCAATAATTGCTAAAGCAGCAAAAGAACAAAATTCATTAGTTATAGCTATTGTTACAACTCCATTTTCATTTGAAGGTGCTAAAAGAAAAAAAATAGCTTTAGAAGGCATAGAAGAATTAAAAAAACATGTTGACTCTTACATAATTTTATCTAATGATAAATTATTAGAAGCATATGGAGATTCTTCAATTAATGATGCTTTTAGAGTTTCTGATAATGTTGTTAAACAATTTATTAGAACTATAGTGGATATAATTGCAATACCGGGAAGAATTAATTTAGATTTAGCGGACTTAGAAACAGTTATTAAAAACTGTGGTGAAACTCTTGTTGGAATTGGAAGTGCTAATGGTGAAAACGCTGCTTCTAAAGCGCTTAAAAGTGCTATTAGTAGCCCTATTCTAGAATCAAGTATTGTTGGTGCATCAAATGCTATACTATACTTTTCAACATCTACAAAAACTACATTAAATGATTTTAATAAGGCAGTTAGTGAATTTAATCAAATTGCTGGTAATGATGTTAATGTAATTTTTGGAGTCACTGATATACCCAATGAAGAATCAGAAAAACTTGGTGAAGTTTATGTATCAGTTATTGCAACAGGTATTAAACGAAAACCAAAAAATGATTTTCAACCTAATATTGAGGGGATTGAAAATTCTAATTCAGATGCTACCCAAGAATATTTAACTATTGGAGCTTCTGATAGATCAAATTCTTATTCTAAAGAAGATGATTACAATTCAGACGACAATGAATTATTGTTTAAAACAAGCAGAAATTAA
- a CDS encoding 16S rRNA (uracil(1498)-N(3))-methyltransferase, whose translation MYKFFSKNKIGNAFELDLETQKHLKVIRIKNQDFLINHNNEFYLCNYEFPNKAIIKQKLNINNELDFKIVVAIPLIKHNHFEIALQKAVELGATTIIPFISEYCDKGNINIENKILRFKKIIQEASQQSFRNIIPKLEKTLNFEELINYPIKNKILAYENEKDQKLNKINEDAILIVGPEGGFSQQEIAKAKLKNIQIVSLTKTILRAETALIYMMSKIL comes from the coding sequence ATGTATAAATTTTTTAGCAAAAATAAAATTGGAAATGCTTTTGAATTAGACTTAGAAACACAAAAGCATTTAAAAGTAATTAGAATTAAAAATCAAGATTTTTTAATAAACCACAACAATGAGTTTTATTTATGTAATTATGAATTTCCTAATAAGGCAATAATTAAACAAAAATTAAATATTAATAATGAATTGGATTTTAAAATAGTTGTAGCCATTCCATTAATTAAACACAACCATTTTGAAATAGCTTTACAAAAGGCGGTTGAATTGGGCGCAACTACAATAATTCCTTTTATTTCGGAATATTGTGACAAAGGAAACATTAATATAGAAAACAAAATTCTTAGATTTAAAAAAATAATTCAAGAAGCTTCTCAACAATCATTTAGAAATATAATTCCAAAATTAGAAAAAACCTTAAACTTTGAAGAATTAATAAATTACCCAATAAAAAACAAAATTTTGGCTTATGAAAATGAAAAGGATCAAAAATTAAATAAAATTAATGAAGATGCTATTCTAATAGTAGGACCAGAAGGTGGATTTTCACAACAAGAAATAGCTAAAGCTAAACTAAAAAATATTCAGATTGTTAGTTTAACAAAAACAATATTAAGAGCTGAGACAGCTCTAATATATATGATGTCAAAAATTTTGTAA
- a CDS encoding division/cell wall cluster transcriptional repressor MraZ, whose amino-acid sequence MYGKYERSLDDKNRVVVPPKLLVDLGSEFFVTIGFDKQLILRDKQEFEKLKFKLEDNNSLNKDLRELSRFIFANTELVNPDKSNRITIPKHLALKAAIKKDVIFIGTGNTCELFAKEIYEAKEKYFEDETNIDDLAQKLFEQGVKL is encoded by the coding sequence ATGTATGGTAAATACGAAAGAAGCTTAGACGACAAAAATAGAGTTGTAGTTCCGCCAAAATTATTGGTAGATCTAGGATCGGAATTTTTTGTAACTATTGGATTTGATAAACAACTAATCCTTAGAGATAAGCAAGAATTCGAAAAGTTGAAATTTAAGTTAGAAGATAATAATTCGCTTAATAAAGATTTAAGAGAATTAAGTAGATTTATTTTTGCTAATACTGAATTAGTTAATCCAGATAAATCTAATCGTATAACTATACCAAAACATTTAGCTTTAAAAGCTGCTATCAAAAAAGATGTAATCTTCATTGGCACAGGTAACACTTGTGAATTATTTGCAAAAGAAATTTATGAAGCAAAAGAGAAGTATTTTGAAGATGAAACAAACATTGATGATCTAGCTCAAAAACTTTTTGAACAAGGAGTTAAATTATAG